One Candidatus Eremiobacteraceae bacterium genomic region harbors:
- a CDS encoding glycosyltransferase: MGVAFVHDFLTQFGGAERVLLELRRLYPDAPLYTTIYEPKAFSGAFDGVDVRTSWLQRVPIRRRDFRALLPLYPRAVESFDLFGYDLVISSTTSFAKGVRTAPGALHVCYMHTPARFLWREEGHAADVVPRWARPLFAAAVPALRRWDLAAAMRPTRIVANSHNVAGRIREIYGRDSDVVPCPVTLDHFAPSDEPPEHYLVAARFLPYKRVDLAIEACEAMKAPLVIMGDGPDEARLRSLAGPMTRFAGRVDDVERRRLFARARAVIVPGTEDFGLVPIEAAASGRPTVAFAGGGALETVVEGATGIFFREPTAQALSDALRAASRLTLDRSALTSHAKKFSPERFRRDMQALIDRYRTETKPT, translated from the coding sequence GTGGGCGTCGCGTTCGTCCACGACTTCTTGACGCAGTTCGGCGGCGCCGAGCGCGTGCTTCTCGAACTGCGGCGGCTCTATCCCGACGCCCCGCTGTACACGACCATCTACGAGCCCAAGGCGTTTTCCGGGGCCTTCGACGGCGTCGACGTTCGGACGAGCTGGCTGCAGCGCGTGCCCATCCGCCGGCGCGATTTCCGTGCCTTGCTTCCGTTGTATCCGCGCGCGGTCGAATCGTTCGATCTGTTTGGTTACGACCTCGTCATCTCGTCGACGACGTCGTTCGCAAAGGGCGTTCGAACGGCGCCAGGTGCGCTGCACGTCTGCTACATGCATACGCCTGCGCGATTTCTTTGGCGCGAAGAGGGTCACGCCGCCGACGTCGTGCCGCGATGGGCTCGTCCGTTGTTCGCGGCCGCCGTGCCGGCGCTGCGGCGTTGGGATCTCGCCGCTGCAATGCGCCCGACGAGGATCGTCGCGAACTCGCACAACGTCGCCGGCAGGATCCGCGAGATCTATGGGCGCGACAGTGACGTCGTGCCGTGTCCGGTGACGCTCGATCATTTCGCGCCATCGGACGAGCCGCCAGAACACTACCTCGTCGCGGCGCGATTTCTCCCGTACAAGCGCGTCGATCTCGCGATCGAGGCGTGTGAAGCGATGAAGGCGCCGCTCGTCATCATGGGCGATGGTCCCGACGAAGCGCGTCTGCGCAGTCTTGCCGGACCGATGACGCGCTTCGCCGGCCGCGTTGATGATGTCGAGCGTCGACGATTGTTCGCACGTGCGCGCGCCGTCATCGTGCCGGGCACCGAAGATTTCGGTCTCGTGCCGATCGAAGCGGCGGCATCGGGCCGCCCGACCGTCGCATTCGCAGGCGGAGGGGCGCTCGAAACCGTCGTGGAAGGCGCGACCGGGATATTCTTCCGCGAGCCGACCGCACAAGCGCTTAGCGATGCGTTGCGCGCGGCATCGCGGCTCACGCTCGATCGATCCGCCCTCACGTCACACGCGAAGAAGTTCTCGCCCGAGCGCTTCCGGCGCGACATGCAGGCGTTGATCGACCGCTACCGGACGGAAACGAAGCCGACGTGA
- a CDS encoding insulinase family protein, translated as MRHLARVASLFVLAALTTTMMSVRAAAASAPQVLTPRSVVTSGDATFPGAGTETLPNGVVLATQGSAETPIVSVNVFLPAGAAQQPPDRGGIAGLTAAVVLGTRVDGGKTLSQAASDAGASLSYTIDPENTRFSLECKADDLARLMNGLGAALRAPDASALPEARKAALQSARDAIADPSMTVYAMVKQSEFAGTGYATLDQGSPTALASTTASDVEAFAGQYRHGHGTVVALSGDVTPAGYDAVRSAFLGFAPNEAPRGAAPPKIRANELVAHRAVAAPWVAVGFSVPSQFSSDFPVMLVIEALLGRGGDVHSFSYGSAAQLPAGFVGGYYQYEAEPGMLVEFYNGVDIVSELRTLNAGVSRLRTSTLPAALINEAKSSAEGTFLTSIATLDDQSWLLGRSVLSPSGILFENQLPARIKAVTPADVRRVAQKYLGTQTLALVSPNQAGP; from the coding sequence GTGAGGCATCTCGCGCGCGTCGCGTCGCTATTCGTTCTTGCCGCGTTGACGACGACGATGATGTCGGTTCGGGCTGCTGCCGCATCTGCGCCGCAAGTGCTGACGCCAAGGTCCGTCGTGACATCTGGTGACGCCACGTTCCCCGGGGCGGGGACCGAGACGTTGCCGAATGGCGTCGTGCTCGCGACGCAGGGGTCGGCGGAGACGCCGATCGTGAGCGTCAACGTCTTCCTGCCGGCAGGTGCGGCGCAACAGCCGCCCGATCGTGGCGGCATTGCGGGTCTGACCGCGGCCGTCGTTCTCGGAACGCGTGTGGACGGCGGTAAGACGCTATCGCAGGCGGCTTCAGACGCCGGCGCTTCTCTCTCATACACGATCGATCCCGAAAACACGCGCTTCTCGCTCGAATGCAAAGCCGACGACTTGGCGCGCCTGATGAATGGGCTCGGCGCGGCGTTGAGAGCGCCCGACGCATCCGCGCTGCCCGAAGCGCGCAAAGCGGCGCTCCAGTCGGCGCGCGACGCGATAGCCGATCCATCGATGACCGTGTACGCGATGGTCAAGCAGTCGGAGTTCGCCGGCACCGGCTATGCGACGCTCGATCAAGGCTCGCCGACGGCATTGGCCTCGACGACCGCCTCGGATGTCGAGGCCTTCGCCGGACAGTACCGGCACGGTCACGGCACGGTCGTCGCACTGTCCGGCGACGTGACGCCGGCGGGCTACGATGCGGTGCGATCGGCGTTCCTTGGTTTTGCGCCGAACGAGGCGCCGCGCGGCGCTGCGCCGCCTAAGATCCGGGCGAACGAGCTCGTCGCGCACAGAGCCGTCGCGGCGCCGTGGGTCGCGGTCGGTTTTTCGGTGCCGTCGCAATTCTCGTCCGATTTCCCCGTCATGCTCGTCATCGAGGCGCTCTTGGGCCGCGGCGGCGACGTCCATTCGTTTTCGTACGGATCGGCCGCACAGCTGCCGGCAGGCTTTGTCGGCGGATACTATCAGTACGAGGCGGAGCCGGGCATGCTCGTCGAGTTCTACAACGGCGTCGACATCGTCAGCGAACTGCGCACGCTCAACGCCGGCGTCTCGCGGTTGCGGACTTCGACGCTGCCCGCAGCACTAATCAATGAGGCGAAATCATCGGCCGAGGGGACGTTCTTGACGTCGATCGCAACGCTCGACGATCAGTCCTGGCTTCTCGGGCGCTCGGTGTTGTCGCCGTCAGGTATCCTGTTCGAGAATCAGTTGCCGGCGCGGATCAAAGCCGTGACGCCGGCCGACGTTCGCCGCGTCGCACAGAAGTATCTCGGAACGCAGACGCTCGCGCTCGTCTCGCCTAACCAGGCCGGTCCTTAG
- a CDS encoding insulinase family protein: MMYRRRGVLAALFIAGAATLSAAGLSSPALAGPELAPGETVLNDGLTMEVRHATGSGAVALEIWVRCPASGWTSTQPGIARLTALAVVDAKSGNTTLRDIVRSHGGQVGVSIFQTATEFVVLAPADQAPALEDALMRAVFRPSIDAAALDQAKTRLAAEQALSAQSSVAVLRDEVFAAIFANGPLHDATLGNSKLLETASLTQVRDYAAHSYVPSESAVIALGNADADVLRAHIAAASPTSGAGSSMPASVIAAPPAAPISLTNPDVDAPGVALAWPGPPITDRRAATAMDFLSDYLTDPQTGAFANAATATTAGAAIDGQYVTLEQPGLFYVSATGTGVDPAAMAKSLRNALDQLLARPLSQDRFATALSAYETRLLRQMDSPQGLADNYGWYFAMNAPSYAPSATDVSLGGEYFASASSLTPDFVHDVARRYLGAAPVVITIAPQKASTAMLTGGH; encoded by the coding sequence ATGATGTATCGACGGCGCGGCGTGCTCGCCGCGCTTTTTATCGCCGGCGCGGCGACGCTCTCGGCGGCCGGGCTGTCTTCACCGGCGCTCGCCGGCCCCGAGCTCGCACCTGGCGAGACGGTTCTAAACGACGGCCTGACCATGGAAGTGCGGCACGCGACGGGATCGGGCGCGGTGGCGCTCGAGATCTGGGTCCGCTGCCCGGCAAGCGGCTGGACGTCGACGCAGCCTGGCATCGCTCGCCTGACTGCGCTCGCGGTCGTCGACGCGAAGAGCGGGAACACGACGCTGCGCGACATCGTCCGTTCGCACGGAGGCCAGGTCGGCGTCTCGATCTTCCAAACGGCGACGGAGTTCGTCGTCTTAGCGCCGGCGGATCAAGCGCCGGCCCTCGAAGACGCGCTCATGCGCGCGGTCTTTCGGCCGTCGATCGACGCGGCCGCCCTCGATCAGGCGAAGACGCGGCTGGCCGCCGAACAAGCGCTGTCGGCGCAATCCTCGGTCGCCGTGCTGCGCGACGAAGTCTTCGCGGCGATCTTCGCGAACGGCCCGCTCCACGACGCGACGCTCGGCAACTCGAAGCTCTTGGAGACCGCATCGCTGACACAGGTCCGCGACTACGCGGCGCATTCGTACGTGCCGAGCGAATCGGCGGTCATCGCGCTCGGCAACGCCGATGCCGATGTCTTGCGGGCGCACATCGCTGCCGCGTCGCCGACTTCGGGCGCCGGATCTTCGATGCCGGCCTCTGTTATCGCCGCGCCTCCTGCTGCGCCGATCAGCTTGACGAACCCCGACGTCGATGCACCCGGCGTCGCGCTCGCGTGGCCGGGTCCGCCGATCACCGATCGACGCGCGGCGACGGCGATGGATTTCTTGTCCGACTATCTCACCGATCCGCAGACTGGGGCGTTCGCGAATGCAGCGACCGCTACCACGGCCGGCGCGGCGATCGACGGTCAGTACGTGACCCTCGAACAGCCGGGTCTGTTCTACGTCAGCGCGACCGGCACGGGCGTCGACCCCGCAGCGATGGCGAAATCGCTGCGCAACGCGCTCGACCAACTGCTCGCGCGACCGCTGTCGCAAGACCGGTTCGCGACGGCGCTCTCGGCGTACGAGACGAGGCTGCTTCGGCAGATGGATTCGCCGCAGGGGCTCGCGGACAACTACGGCTGGTACTTCGCGATGAACGCACCGTCGTACGCACCGAGCGCGACCGACGTCTCGCTCGGCGGCGAGTATTTCGCTTCGGCGTCATCGCTGACGCCCGATTTCGTGCACGACGTCGCGCGCCGCTATCTCGGCGCTGCTCCGGTCGTCATCACGATCGCACCGCAGAAAGCGTCGACCGCGATGTTGACGGGAGGGCACTGA
- the ftsH gene encoding ATP-dependent zinc metalloprotease FtsH yields MARLVRNIIWSAVFLAIIGLSYVWYMQTKGGQAQKPPTYSDFIQMVDTQPQSFQDVVVIGQNSVTFKRNGTTETIPIQAGVENDLAKELKSHDVRFQFDTNNTNQNTYFLLTTIGPFVLVIIIILFVFRQAQSGGNQALSFGRSRAKLHSENRPKVTFADVAGVDEAKQELAEVVEFLKYPKKFQALGARIPKGLLLLGPPGSGKTLLARAIAGEAGVPFFSISGSDFVEMFVGVGASRVRDLFDQAKKSAPCIVFIDEIDAVGRQRGAGLGGGHDEREQTLNQLLVEMDGFDVNTGVILIAATNRPDVLDPALLRPGRFDRQVVVDRADVVGRAQILGVHARNKPLAPDVKLEVLARRTPGFSGADLENLLNEAALLAARANKNQIEMDDCEEAIDRVIAGPERRSRIISHREKEIVAYHEGGHALVGKLLPNADPLHKITIIPRGMALGYTMQLPTEDRFLMARGEIIDRITVLLGGRTAEELIFHEVTTGAQDDLQKATSLARKMVTEFGMSTKLGPLALGRKHEQVFLGRDIMEERNYSEEVASQIDAEVRAIIDSCYANAFHLLETNIDKLHRLAEALLEKETVEGDEIERLLSDSPRPSEAKPAAPESTVPDSAAAATAKPPSEKPRSAPKGLPFPPPEPA; encoded by the coding sequence TTGGCGAGACTCGTTCGCAACATCATCTGGTCAGCGGTCTTCTTGGCGATAATCGGCTTGTCGTATGTCTGGTACATGCAGACGAAAGGCGGCCAGGCGCAAAAGCCTCCGACCTACAGCGATTTCATCCAGATGGTCGACACGCAACCGCAGTCGTTCCAAGACGTCGTCGTCATCGGCCAGAATTCGGTCACGTTCAAGCGCAACGGGACGACCGAGACGATCCCGATCCAGGCCGGCGTCGAGAACGATCTCGCGAAAGAGCTGAAGTCGCACGACGTGCGCTTCCAGTTCGACACGAACAACACGAACCAGAACACATACTTCTTGCTGACGACGATCGGACCGTTCGTCCTCGTCATCATCATCATTCTGTTCGTCTTCAGGCAGGCGCAATCGGGGGGCAACCAGGCGCTCTCGTTCGGGCGCAGCCGCGCGAAGCTGCACTCCGAGAACCGGCCGAAAGTCACGTTCGCCGACGTCGCCGGCGTCGATGAGGCCAAGCAAGAGCTCGCCGAAGTCGTCGAGTTCCTCAAGTATCCGAAGAAGTTCCAAGCGCTCGGCGCACGCATCCCGAAGGGCCTGCTGCTTCTCGGGCCGCCAGGCAGCGGCAAGACGCTCCTCGCGCGCGCGATCGCGGGTGAGGCCGGCGTGCCGTTCTTCAGCATCTCCGGCTCGGACTTCGTCGAGATGTTCGTCGGCGTCGGCGCATCGCGCGTCCGCGATCTGTTCGACCAAGCGAAGAAGAGCGCGCCCTGCATCGTCTTCATCGACGAGATCGACGCGGTCGGTCGTCAGCGCGGCGCGGGCCTCGGCGGCGGGCACGACGAGCGCGAGCAGACGCTCAATCAATTGCTCGTCGAGATGGACGGCTTCGACGTCAACACAGGCGTCATCTTGATCGCCGCGACGAACCGGCCCGACGTCCTCGACCCGGCGCTGCTTCGCCCAGGCCGCTTCGACCGTCAAGTGGTCGTCGATCGCGCCGACGTCGTCGGCCGCGCGCAGATCCTCGGCGTACACGCGCGCAACAAACCGCTGGCGCCCGATGTAAAACTCGAAGTGCTCGCGCGCAGAACGCCCGGCTTCTCGGGCGCTGATCTCGAAAATCTGCTCAACGAAGCCGCGCTGCTCGCCGCGCGCGCGAACAAGAACCAGATCGAGATGGACGATTGCGAGGAAGCGATCGACCGCGTCATCGCGGGACCGGAACGCCGCAGCCGCATCATCAGCCATCGCGAGAAGGAGATCGTCGCGTACCACGAGGGCGGCCACGCACTCGTCGGCAAGCTGCTGCCGAACGCGGACCCGCTCCATAAGATAACGATCATCCCGCGCGGCATGGCGTTGGGCTATACGATGCAGCTGCCGACCGAGGACCGCTTCTTGATGGCGAGAGGCGAGATCATCGACCGCATCACCGTGCTGCTCGGCGGCCGCACAGCGGAAGAGCTGATCTTCCACGAAGTGACGACGGGCGCGCAAGACGATCTGCAAAAAGCGACGTCGCTCGCGCGCAAGATGGTCACCGAGTTCGGCATGAGCACGAAGCTCGGCCCGCTCGCGCTCGGGCGCAAGCACGAGCAAGTCTTCCTCGGCCGCGACATCATGGAAGAGCGCAACTACTCGGAAGAAGTCGCAAGTCAGATCGACGCCGAGGTCAGAGCGATCATCGACTCGTGTTACGCGAACGCGTTCCATCTGCTCGAGACGAACATCGACAAGCTCCACCGGCTCGCCGAAGCGCTGCTCGAAAAAGAGACGGTCGAGGGAGACGAAATAGAGCGGTTGCTTTCGGACAGCCCCCGACCGAGCGAGGCGAAGCCCGCCGCGCCGGAGAGCACCGTGCCCGATTCGGCTGCTGCGGCGACCGCGAAACCGCCGTCCGAGAAGCCGCGCTCCGCGCCCAAAGGCTTGCCGTTCCCGCCGCCCGAGCCGGCGTAG
- the hpt gene encoding hypoxanthine phosphoribosyltransferase has translation MMVEPALRRGESLEVVFGAEQIASAIEKIAAQIRVAYAGEPVLLIGVLKGAAIFIGDLMRALGDYPLTIDFMIVTSYGTGRSTGAGDVRIVKDIDGDLKGRHVILVEDIVDEGVTLGRLLAAIRSHGPASLRACVLLDKPFHRHEGVTVDFVGLDAPDAFLVGYGLDHQERFRNLPYICKLQTSAERI, from the coding sequence ATGATGGTCGAGCCGGCTCTGCGGCGCGGTGAATCGCTCGAGGTCGTTTTCGGCGCGGAGCAGATCGCAAGCGCGATCGAAAAGATCGCGGCCCAGATCCGCGTCGCATACGCGGGCGAGCCGGTGCTTCTCATCGGCGTGCTCAAAGGCGCCGCGATCTTCATCGGCGATCTCATGCGTGCGCTCGGCGACTATCCGCTCACCATCGATTTCATGATTGTGACATCGTATGGAACGGGTCGAAGCACAGGAGCCGGCGACGTTCGGATCGTGAAGGATATCGACGGCGACCTCAAGGGACGACACGTCATTCTCGTCGAGGATATCGTCGATGAAGGTGTGACGCTCGGTCGCCTGTTGGCTGCGATCCGCAGCCATGGCCCCGCCAGCCTGCGGGCGTGCGTCCTGCTCGATAAACCGTTCCACAGGCACGAAGGCGTCACAGTTGATTTCGTAGGTCTGGACGCCCCCGACGCCTTCCTGGTAGGTTACGGTTTAGACCACCAAGAACGGTTCAGAAATCTCCCTTATATATGTAAACTTCAGACGTCCGCCGAACGTATATAG
- the tilS gene encoding tRNA lysidine(34) synthetase TilS, producing MTSGKRSKNAKSVARSNESRDEADARLIDDVETRVRTACDMLGIPSGPSRIVVACSGGSDSAAALFAVRSARPTAQLIACYVDHDVRPRANITKDKRAVKAQARASGAELASVRLAGEVDEGSSPEARLRARRYKALAEFARSQRASIVIAGHQRDDVAESSLMALLRGSGIDGIAAMRPRRSIGADVDIVRPLLWAPKALLAEYARLNGVAVAQDETNADDRFRRNAIRRVLLDLESIAPGSRQAIARGAAIANDDKALLDAVAASAWRRVRSRDGASLVASELRRLPDALLRRVLRIEVRRVAGVARDFTFAHCAAIASAIRTRRGGSFHAGRAKAELSAGRATFTPIAASRRSRDGEALTIAAPCTRLNIAWGGGSITMRRIAARAARRSGDERAPASRTILLDSELLPPGAELVVRSPRTGDRFVPAGRRGTVGMARFLGKAGLPLEQRRHVPLLCKNGSIAAAVGVRASAAFAARPGRRVIEVRWEPPLPIHQV from the coding sequence ATGACAAGCGGCAAGCGATCAAAGAACGCGAAGTCCGTCGCGAGATCGAACGAGTCGCGCGACGAGGCTGACGCGCGGCTGATCGACGACGTCGAAACGCGCGTCCGCACCGCCTGCGACATGCTCGGCATTCCGAGCGGCCCATCGAGGATCGTCGTCGCATGCTCCGGGGGCTCGGACAGCGCCGCCGCTCTGTTCGCGGTTCGAAGCGCTCGACCAACCGCGCAGTTGATCGCCTGTTACGTCGACCACGACGTGCGCCCCCGAGCGAATATCACCAAAGACAAGCGCGCGGTGAAAGCGCAAGCGCGGGCATCCGGCGCCGAGCTCGCGAGCGTTCGTCTTGCCGGTGAGGTGGATGAAGGCAGTTCACCCGAGGCGCGCCTTCGCGCACGGCGCTATAAGGCGCTCGCCGAGTTCGCTCGGTCGCAACGCGCTTCTATCGTGATCGCAGGTCATCAACGCGACGACGTCGCCGAGTCATCGCTCATGGCGCTGCTCCGCGGAAGCGGCATCGATGGCATCGCTGCGATGCGGCCGCGCCGGTCGATCGGCGCAGATGTCGACATCGTCCGGCCGCTCTTGTGGGCGCCGAAAGCGCTCTTGGCCGAGTACGCGCGGCTGAACGGTGTTGCGGTCGCGCAGGACGAGACGAACGCGGACGATCGCTTCCGGCGCAACGCGATCCGCCGGGTGCTGCTCGATCTCGAATCGATCGCGCCGGGTTCGCGTCAAGCGATCGCGCGCGGCGCGGCGATCGCCAACGACGACAAGGCGCTGCTCGACGCGGTCGCTGCCTCGGCGTGGCGGCGCGTGCGCTCGCGCGACGGCGCGTCGCTCGTCGCGTCGGAACTCCGCCGGTTGCCCGACGCCCTCTTGCGGCGCGTCCTCCGGATCGAAGTCCGCCGCGTCGCAGGCGTCGCGCGCGATTTCACGTTCGCGCACTGCGCCGCGATCGCGAGCGCGATCCGTACGCGTCGCGGCGGGTCGTTTCACGCCGGGCGTGCGAAGGCCGAACTGTCGGCAGGGCGCGCGACGTTCACGCCGATCGCGGCGAGCCGGCGCTCGCGCGACGGCGAAGCGCTCACCATCGCGGCACCGTGCACGAGGCTGAACATCGCCTGGGGCGGCGGCTCGATCACCATGCGTCGTATCGCGGCCCGAGCCGCTCGTAGATCTGGTGACGAGCGTGCGCCGGCTTCTCGTACCATCCTACTCGACTCCGAGCTGCTGCCGCCCGGCGCGGAGCTTGTCGTGCGATCGCCGCGGACTGGCGACCGTTTCGTCCCCGCCGGCAGGCGCGGCACCGTCGGGATGGCGCGTTTTCTTGGCAAAGCCGGGCTACCGCTCGAACAGCGTCGCCACGTGCCGCTGCTCTGCAAGAACGGCTCGATCGCCGCGGCGGTCGGCGTGCGCGCGAGCGCCGCTTTTGCGGCTCGTCCGGGTCGACGGGTGATCGAAGTCCGTTGGGAACCGCCGCTGCCGATACATCAAGTATGA
- the smpB gene encoding SsrA-binding protein SmpB, producing the protein MADDGIKPIASNRRAYHEYSFVDKIEAGIVLTGTEVKSMRAGGCSLGDGFVRLRNGEAWLVNVHIPPYDRGTFFSQHEPKRDRKLLLHSLEIKRLVGTIQEKGLTLIPLRAYFKRGNVKVELGLGRGKKTHDKRQAIKEREVRREIERVARRG; encoded by the coding sequence GTGGCTGACGACGGCATCAAGCCGATCGCCTCGAACCGGCGCGCCTATCACGAATACTCTTTCGTCGACAAGATCGAGGCCGGCATCGTGCTCACGGGCACGGAAGTCAAGAGCATGCGGGCCGGCGGCTGCAGCCTCGGCGACGGTTTCGTCCGGTTGCGCAACGGCGAAGCGTGGCTCGTGAACGTCCACATACCGCCGTACGATCGCGGCACGTTCTTCTCGCAGCACGAGCCGAAGCGCGATCGCAAGCTGCTCCTCCACAGCCTCGAGATCAAACGGCTCGTCGGCACGATCCAAGAGAAGGGGCTCACCCTCATCCCCCTGCGCGCCTATTTCAAACGCGGCAACGTCAAGGTGGAACTGGGGCTCGGGCGCGGAAAGAAAACGCATGACAAGCGGCAAGCGATCAAAGAACGCGAAGTCCGTCGCGAGATCGAACGAGTCGCGCGACGAGGCTGA
- a CDS encoding PaaI family thioesterase, with product MKPRLADDRRCFACGPDNATGLRMTFDYGDGTAKSRVVPRREFGGWSNIMHGGIVATLLDEAMAHAAIAAGERAVTARIEVRFRKAVPTDAPLVVEGKVQGRRGRVMEMESTLRGEDGTLYAEGKARFLTELGTEEGGRDGG from the coding sequence ATGAAGCCGCGCCTGGCCGACGACCGGCGCTGTTTCGCTTGCGGGCCCGACAACGCGACCGGACTTCGGATGACCTTCGACTACGGCGACGGCACGGCGAAAAGCCGCGTCGTGCCGCGGCGCGAATTCGGCGGCTGGTCGAATATCATGCACGGCGGCATCGTCGCGACGCTGCTCGACGAAGCGATGGCGCATGCGGCGATCGCCGCGGGCGAGCGCGCGGTGACGGCGCGGATCGAAGTGCGCTTCCGCAAAGCCGTGCCGACCGACGCGCCGCTTGTGGTCGAAGGCAAGGTGCAGGGCCGCCGCGGGCGCGTCATGGAGATGGAGAGCACGCTGCGCGGCGAAGACGGCACGCTGTACGCCGAAGGCAAAGCGCGGTTCTTGACGGAGCTCGGGACCGAAGAAGGCGGCCGCGACGGTGGCTGA
- a CDS encoding tetratricopeptide repeat protein, whose protein sequence is MKTSIAAALLIVGATMSCAPALAAASNADPYTDHAFVSDLNTGLAAFYGKRFDDARTDFNAALKIAPTDSLALSLMNAAVSNVGPDALDSLANDEEDEVVKHPKDAIAQTRLAYTYLFEAQTVPQRSSDAKDALDAAVASEPTLAGAHVGLGIYRLGEESTNRAKAEFLSAIASEPHDILALEYLSGIYQNDLRDPQRALTYLIDIPNLIPGYADAYFHLGSVMEDLGQYDAGVAYLKTAIDLDGGHVGEAGQFGLPLLGDLYLKLHELELAKKAYADAVTFGEEPEYAKAQLDRIRAGKIQ, encoded by the coding sequence ATGAAGACCTCGATCGCTGCAGCGCTCTTGATCGTGGGTGCGACGATGTCGTGCGCGCCGGCGCTCGCCGCGGCGTCGAACGCCGATCCTTACACGGACCATGCTTTCGTATCCGATCTCAACACGGGGCTCGCGGCGTTCTACGGCAAGCGCTTCGATGATGCGCGTACCGACTTCAACGCGGCGCTGAAGATCGCGCCGACCGATTCGCTCGCGCTCTCGCTCATGAACGCGGCGGTGAGCAACGTCGGTCCAGACGCGCTCGATTCGCTCGCGAACGATGAGGAAGACGAGGTCGTCAAACATCCGAAGGACGCCATCGCGCAGACCCGCCTCGCCTACACATACCTCTTCGAGGCGCAGACGGTGCCGCAGAGGTCGAGCGACGCGAAAGACGCGCTCGACGCAGCGGTCGCGTCCGAGCCCACGCTCGCCGGCGCTCACGTCGGGCTCGGCATCTATCGGCTCGGTGAGGAGTCGACGAATCGCGCGAAGGCGGAATTTCTCTCGGCCATCGCATCGGAGCCGCACGATATCCTCGCGCTCGAGTACCTCTCGGGCATCTATCAGAACGATCTGCGCGACCCGCAGCGCGCGCTGACGTATCTCATCGACATCCCGAACCTCATCCCCGGCTACGCGGACGCATACTTCCACCTCGGCTCGGTCATGGAAGATCTCGGCCAGTACGACGCCGGCGTCGCGTATTTGAAGACCGCGATCGATCTCGACGGCGGCCACGTCGGCGAGGCCGGCCAGTTCGGATTGCCGCTCCTCGGCGATCTCTACCTCAAGCTCCACGAGCTCGAGCTCGCGAAGAAGGCCTATGCGGACGCGGTGACGTTCGGCGAAGAGCCGGAGTACGCGAAAGCGCAGCTCGATCGCATCCGCGCCGGCAAGATACAATGA
- a CDS encoding metallophosphoesterase family protein: MRYGIISDVHSNMEALSAVLGELDSLQIDGLICLGDIVGYGPSPNECCATLIGRNCVSIAGNHDEAAANESGIDYFSPLAREAIEWNRAALSREHLEYLASLPRVRTFPTFDIVHGAPVYHFDYILDVVDAQAAFGRTDASLTFVGHSHIAEVYYQEKSGRTFQQRLLHGGRIDISDEYRYIVNPGSVGQPRDRNPQAAFAVIDVDEAYVDVRRVTYDVRAVQERIESARLPSQLADRLALGY; the protein is encoded by the coding sequence ATGCGCTACGGCATCATTTCCGACGTCCATTCGAACATGGAAGCACTTTCTGCCGTCCTCGGCGAGTTGGACTCGCTGCAGATCGACGGCCTGATCTGTCTTGGTGACATCGTCGGTTACGGCCCGAGCCCGAACGAGTGCTGCGCGACGCTCATCGGACGGAACTGCGTCTCGATCGCCGGCAATCACGATGAGGCTGCCGCGAACGAGTCCGGCATCGACTACTTCAGTCCGCTCGCGCGCGAGGCGATCGAGTGGAATCGAGCCGCGCTGTCGCGCGAACACCTCGAATATTTGGCCTCGCTGCCGCGAGTCCGGACGTTTCCGACGTTCGACATCGTCCACGGCGCGCCGGTCTACCACTTCGATTACATCCTCGACGTCGTCGATGCGCAGGCGGCGTTCGGGCGCACGGACGCGTCGCTGACGTTCGTCGGCCACAGCCACATCGCCGAGGTCTACTACCAAGAGAAGTCGGGCCGGACGTTCCAGCAGCGTCTGCTCCACGGCGGACGGATCGACATATCCGACGAATATCGTTACATCGTCAACCCCGGCAGCGTCGGCCAGCCGCGCGACCGGAATCCGCAGGCGGCGTTCGCCGTGATCGACGTCGACGAGGCATACGTCGACGTGCGGAGGGTGACGTACGACGTGCGTGCGGTCCAGGAGCGGATCGAAAGCGCTCGACTTCCCTCGCAGCTCGCCGACCGGCTGGCGCTCGGATATTGA